From the genome of Ignavibacteriales bacterium, one region includes:
- a CDS encoding zinc ribbon domain-containing protein encodes MPTYDYKCLDCGYTFEHFQRINDEHLTNCPKCNGHVKRLIGAGSTPIFKGTGFYQTDYKNISKNDSKKTSTNSTEKKSGESTPDKK; translated from the coding sequence ATGCCGACTTACGATTATAAATGTTTGGATTGCGGTTACACTTTTGAACATTTTCAACGGATTAATGATGAGCATCTAACTAATTGTCCTAAATGTAACGGGCATGTTAAAAGATTAATTGGCGCGGGTTCAACTCCAATTTTCAAAGGTACAGGATTCTATCAAACAGATTATAAAAACATTTCTAAAAACGATTCAAAAAAAACAAGTACAAATTCTACTGAAAAAAAATCCGGGGAGTCAACCCCGGATAAAAAATAG
- the pth gene encoding aminoacyl-tRNA hydrolase, which yields MYVVVGLGNPGTKYELTRHNIGFQILDRFAQKNKLKFISSKKDYVYSEGVMNSSDFFLLKPTSFMNLSGIPVLDFLEEHSVDVENILVLVDDVNLPVGEIRLRKSGSDGGHNGIKSIIYHLQSDSFPRLRFGIGNEFEKGEMAEFVLDKFIKEELSVINKSIEFAVELIEEFVYGGYKSMLDLYSKSKKNFSVNSEQPDQKDGLDLNNPPKKL from the coding sequence TTGTATGTTGTTGTTGGGCTAGGTAATCCGGGTACAAAATACGAGTTGACCCGGCACAATATTGGGTTTCAAATACTCGATCGCTTTGCTCAGAAGAATAAGTTAAAATTTATTTCCTCGAAAAAGGATTACGTTTATTCGGAAGGTGTGATGAACTCTTCCGATTTTTTTTTGTTGAAGCCGACATCATTCATGAATTTGAGCGGCATTCCGGTTTTAGATTTCTTGGAAGAACATTCCGTTGATGTTGAAAATATTCTGGTATTGGTTGATGATGTAAATTTACCCGTTGGAGAAATTCGCTTAAGAAAATCCGGAAGCGACGGCGGACATAACGGAATCAAATCAATAATCTACCATTTGCAAAGTGATTCATTCCCCCGTTTAAGATTTGGAATTGGAAACGAATTTGAAAAAGGTGAAATGGCAGAATTTGTTCTTGATAAATTTATTAAAGAAGAATTGAGTGTTATAAATAAAAGTATAGAGTTTGCCGTTGAGTTGATTGAGGAATTTGTATACGGCGGTTATAAATCAATGTTGGACTTGTACAGTAAATCAAAAAAGAATTTTTCGGTAAATTCAGAGCAGCCAGATCAAAAAGACGGCTTAGACCTCAATAATCCGCCCAAAAAACTCTAA
- the rnr gene encoding ribonuclease R — protein MKKELIAFFKNHPSLKIKSKDLSEQLNIVEDHAYAELKHFLHMLTEEGFIKRDGKRYIYNAQRSGKLIGTLQIVGDGDYGFVILKDKNSKDIFVTGKNFNVAFDGDLVEISLIASHRGKSLEGEIIKVVERKRNEIVGTLQKSKSFFFIKPDDQKIHRDIYIAANKLGGAKAGDKVVAGEIDWKSPQLNPEGKIKEILGKAGSYDAEISSIAREFGLTYKFPKEVEREAEAIPEIIAPAEIKKRLDLRNKTIFTIDPEDAKDFDDAVSVETLSNGNYQVGIHIADVSHYVHEGTAVYEEAVRRATSVYLVGKVIPMLPEKLSNTICSLVPHKDRLTYSVIVEITPRNKIVSYEIHKSIINSKRRFTYDEVQTILENEKGELWEEINKLNKIAQTLRQKRMSKGSINFFSPEVKFMLDKNGVPVEIKIKEVRESHKLIEEFMLLANQIVAQHVQPKENKKTFPFVYRIHDLPDKDKILEFARFVKTLGYHFDPNSANKSKQFQMLLDEVVGKEEEAVVNEVAIRSMAKAIYATKNIGHYGLGFKYYTHFTSPIRRFPDLVVHNLIYKFNSGSLEKNLSLEELEEICDHSSAQERNAVNAERLSVKLKQIEYLKGKVGEEFHGVVSGITHFGIFIELSQTLSEGLVRLRDMQDDFYVYDEKNYAITGKRTGRRIRLGDKVNVKLIRVDEEKREIDFILLED, from the coding sequence ATGAAAAAAGAATTAATAGCATTTTTTAAAAATCACCCTTCTCTAAAAATTAAATCGAAGGATCTTTCCGAACAATTAAACATTGTTGAAGATCACGCATACGCAGAACTGAAACATTTTCTTCACATGCTTACTGAAGAAGGATTTATTAAAAGAGATGGGAAGCGCTACATTTATAATGCTCAAAGAAGCGGCAAATTGATAGGAACACTGCAGATTGTTGGTGATGGAGATTATGGCTTTGTGATTCTAAAAGATAAAAACAGTAAAGATATTTTTGTTACCGGGAAAAATTTTAACGTCGCTTTCGACGGCGACTTAGTAGAAATCTCTTTGATTGCTTCGCACCGCGGCAAAAGTTTGGAAGGCGAAATTATAAAAGTTGTAGAACGTAAACGGAATGAGATTGTAGGCACACTTCAAAAAAGTAAATCGTTCTTCTTCATAAAACCGGACGATCAAAAAATTCATCGTGATATTTATATAGCGGCAAACAAATTAGGCGGTGCAAAAGCCGGAGATAAAGTTGTTGCGGGCGAAATAGATTGGAAATCTCCGCAGCTTAATCCTGAAGGAAAAATTAAAGAAATTCTTGGCAAAGCAGGAAGTTATGATGCCGAGATTTCTTCTATAGCCCGTGAATTTGGATTGACTTATAAATTTCCAAAAGAAGTTGAACGAGAAGCCGAAGCAATTCCGGAAATAATTGCCCCAGCCGAAATTAAAAAACGTTTGGACTTGCGAAATAAAACTATCTTCACAATAGATCCGGAAGATGCAAAAGATTTCGATGACGCAGTTTCAGTTGAAACTCTCTCCAATGGTAATTATCAAGTCGGAATTCATATTGCCGATGTAAGTCATTATGTTCATGAAGGCACCGCTGTTTATGAAGAAGCAGTCAGACGCGCAACAAGCGTTTATCTTGTAGGAAAAGTTATTCCTATGCTTCCGGAAAAATTATCAAATACAATTTGCTCTCTCGTTCCTCATAAAGACCGGCTTACTTATTCCGTTATTGTTGAAATTACACCGCGCAATAAAATTGTTTCTTATGAAATTCATAAATCTATAATCAATAGTAAAAGAAGATTCACCTACGATGAAGTACAAACAATATTAGAAAATGAAAAAGGCGAATTGTGGGAAGAAATTAATAAGCTTAACAAAATTGCTCAAACCTTACGCCAGAAAAGAATGTCTAAAGGAAGCATAAATTTCTTTTCACCGGAAGTTAAATTCATGTTAGATAAAAACGGCGTACCGGTAGAAATTAAGATTAAGGAAGTCAGAGAGAGTCATAAATTGATTGAAGAATTCATGCTTCTGGCGAATCAGATTGTTGCTCAGCATGTGCAACCAAAAGAGAACAAAAAAACATTTCCTTTTGTTTATAGGATACATGATTTGCCGGATAAGGATAAAATTTTGGAATTTGCACGGTTTGTTAAGACTTTAGGTTATCACTTTGACCCGAACTCCGCGAACAAATCAAAACAATTTCAGATGCTGTTAGATGAAGTGGTTGGAAAAGAAGAAGAAGCCGTCGTTAATGAAGTGGCTATTCGTTCAATGGCAAAGGCGATCTACGCAACAAAAAATATCGGGCATTATGGATTGGGATTCAAATATTATACTCATTTTACTTCACCGATCCGCCGTTTCCCCGATCTTGTTGTCCATAATTTGATTTACAAATTTAATTCCGGCAGCCTGGAGAAAAATTTATCGCTGGAAGAATTAGAAGAAATTTGTGATCATTCATCTGCCCAAGAACGTAATGCGGTTAATGCGGAACGACTCTCGGTTAAGTTGAAACAAATCGAGTATTTAAAAGGTAAAGTAGGTGAAGAATTTCACGGTGTTGTATCGGGTATAACACATTTTGGAATTTTTATTGAATTGAGCCAGACACTATCGGAAGGACTTGTTAGACTGCGTGATATGCAGGATGATTTTTATGTCTATGATGAAAAAAATTATGCAATTACTGGGAAAAGAACCGGAAGAAGAATTCGTCTCGGTGATAAAGTGAATGTCAAATTGATCCGTGTTGATGAGGAAAAACGTGAAATTGATTTCATTCTATTAGAAGATTAA
- the rpsF gene encoding 30S ribosomal protein S6, producing MRKRTYESVAIINAALEEDQIESTIARMQETITTHGGEMLDLDKWGRKRLAYPINKAKSGYYVIFRFNSSTDLIATLERNYRLDENVIRYLTIQLDRFALEAIAKQKEAFKNAEAAAAAEAQLKTTESQV from the coding sequence ATGCGTAAGAGAACCTACGAAAGCGTTGCAATTATCAACGCAGCACTCGAAGAAGATCAAATCGAATCAACCATTGCCCGTATGCAAGAAACAATTACAACACATGGCGGTGAAATGCTTGATTTGGATAAGTGGGGCAGAAAGCGCCTCGCATACCCGATCAATAAAGCAAAAAGCGGTTATTATGTTATCTTCAGATTTAATTCATCAACAGATCTGATTGCAACATTAGAACGAAACTACAGGCTGGATGAAAATGTTATTCGTTATTTAACAATTCAACTTGATAGATTTGCGCTCGAAGCAATAGCTAAACAAAAAGAAGCGTTTAAGAATGCAGAAGCTGCAGCTGCTGCTGAAGCCCAATTAAAAACGACAGAAAGCCAAGTATAA
- a CDS encoding ribose-phosphate pyrophosphokinase gives MKHQPLIFSGTSSKELTKKICKYLKLTPGSIDFRRFSDGEIWVKFMENIRGRDVFIIQSTHPPAENLMELLITIDAAKRASATRVTAVIPYFGYARQDRKDQPRVSITAKLVANLITVAGADRVITMDLHAAQIQGFFDIPFDHLYASPAFTGIFKKKTKNFVVVSPDMGGIKLARSYAKRLDAGLVVIDKRRPKHNQAEAMNIIGEVKGKNVLLVDDLIDTGGTFVSSIKALKEKGAKDIYGAITHALLSGEAIERIKDSEIKKLYVTDSIPLKSDAGGKIVVRSASGLFAEAIIRSSRNESISSLFEIDKS, from the coding sequence TTGAAGCATCAACCACTCATATTTTCCGGTACTTCCAGTAAGGAATTGACCAAGAAAATATGTAAGTATTTGAAATTGACCCCCGGTTCGATTGACTTTAGAAGATTTAGCGACGGTGAGATTTGGGTTAAGTTCATGGAAAACATTAGAGGCAGAGATGTGTTTATTATTCAATCTACACATCCTCCTGCAGAAAATCTAATGGAACTCCTTATAACAATTGATGCTGCCAAGAGAGCAAGCGCAACTAGGGTTACTGCTGTTATTCCATATTTCGGTTACGCCCGGCAGGATAGAAAAGATCAGCCGAGAGTTTCCATTACTGCAAAACTCGTTGCAAATTTAATTACGGTTGCCGGTGCAGATAGAGTTATTACTATGGATTTGCATGCGGCTCAGATTCAAGGTTTCTTTGATATTCCGTTCGATCACTTGTACGCTTCACCGGCATTTACAGGAATATTCAAAAAGAAAACGAAAAATTTTGTTGTTGTTTCTCCAGATATGGGTGGAATTAAACTTGCGCGTTCTTACGCAAAAAGATTAGATGCCGGTCTTGTTGTTATTGATAAAAGAAGACCAAAGCATAATCAAGCAGAAGCAATGAATATTATTGGTGAAGTTAAAGGGAAAAACGTTCTTCTTGTTGATGATTTGATTGATACGGGCGGAACTTTTGTGAGTTCTATTAAAGCCCTTAAAGAAAAAGGTGCAAAAGATATTTACGGTGCTATTACTCATGCCCTCCTTTCCGGTGAGGCAATTGAGAGAATTAAAGATTCGGAAATTAAAAAATTATATGTAACAGACAGCATTCCGTTAAAGTCGGATGCAGGCGGAAAAATTGTTGTAAGATCAGCTTCCGGTCTATTTGCGGAAGCAATTATTCGTTCCAGCAGGAATGAATCAATAAGTTCTTTATTCGAAATAGATAAAAGTTAG
- a CDS encoding peptidase MA family metallohydrolase: protein MNRIYFAIVMSFILTSVSLAQFGQNKVNYKDFDWYYIQTRHFDIYFSKGGEKIAEFTASASEDALSHIEKDINYQLNNRVTIIAYNSHNDFQETNVTDEYTGKGTGGFTEPFKNRVVFPFEGSYKKFQHVIAHELVHAVMRDMYFGGTVQNIIAKGISLQLPTWFMEGSAEFLSQGWETNTDMFIRNSIISETLPDIDQLDGYLAYRGGQSVFRYIADNYGRQKVGEIINSVQSTGSLGSAMKSAIGINIEELNERWKKSLKKEFWPDVATTQDPDELSKRLTDNKKIGGFYNTSPVISPQGDKIAFISDRDIYLNVYVMNSQDGKVLKKIVESGWTNDFEELTVLHPSLTWSPDNKRLALSSTAGGYDVITIIDAETEKSYELPFRLSGIESVNWSRDGNKLAFVGQDAVQSDIYIYDFTTQQVTNITNDIYSDTEPVWTPDGKRIIFSSDRGNDLTQTVPTVDFDMYKHDYKQYDLYSIDLASKKIDRITDWNLSDEKYAAVSADGKEILFVSDHNGINNIYKKKIKTSEQDSVKSSLEYKAIPITNSQSDLGQLSLTYDGKKLVFTALYNLGYNIFLLNNPFDMKADADSLKFTKYMTSLIKSKDKESKNSTQKVVSNQDSLKVNELAKVDSTSNITNPKIFVGQYISDKKVVDDSLNNAYRKYIFTSDKTESDSARIAKRNQLFKEELDKNGNFLVNKYKINFSPDLVYANAGYSTFYGLLGTTVLSFSDVLGNHRLVGITSLQVDIKNSDYGLAYYYLKERLDLSIQAFHTARFLYKDGFLGSELYRFTNFGLVGTASYPLDRFHRLDFGFSVLSVSADNLDNLSVPSDHNTYTLPSMSYVQDNVLWGYTSPIEGTRYSLTLFGDPGFVRKSQSFYSITFDYRNYLRFFYDNGFVFRVSGGLSAGATPQRFFIGGTENWINRTFSTGGIPISNANDFAFLSPALPLRGYDYAERIGSKYGLVNLELRIPIIRYLLTGGLPLFFQNILGVAFIDAGSAWDKTQKLQLIGSDDTGSHITKDLLIGTGVGFRFYFLFLWRLDIAWKYDLQHFSVPRYLVSIGLDF from the coding sequence ATGAATAGAATTTATTTTGCAATTGTAATGAGTTTTATTTTGACTTCTGTTTCGCTCGCTCAGTTTGGGCAGAACAAAGTAAACTATAAAGATTTTGATTGGTATTATATACAAACACGTCATTTTGATATTTATTTTTCAAAAGGCGGCGAAAAAATTGCCGAGTTTACGGCATCAGCATCGGAAGACGCTCTTTCGCATATTGAAAAAGATATTAATTACCAATTGAATAACAGAGTTACCATTATAGCTTACAATTCTCACAATGACTTCCAGGAAACCAATGTTACAGATGAATACACCGGCAAAGGAACCGGAGGCTTTACGGAGCCATTCAAAAACCGCGTTGTCTTCCCTTTTGAAGGTTCTTACAAAAAATTTCAACATGTAATTGCTCACGAGCTTGTTCATGCCGTTATGCGCGATATGTATTTCGGTGGAACTGTACAGAACATAATTGCCAAAGGAATTTCATTGCAGCTTCCAACTTGGTTTATGGAAGGAAGCGCTGAATTTCTTTCGCAGGGCTGGGAAACAAATACCGATATGTTTATTCGTAATTCAATTATAAGTGAAACGCTTCCGGATATAGACCAGCTTGATGGATACCTTGCTTACCGCGGAGGTCAATCCGTTTTTAGATACATAGCCGATAATTACGGCAGACAAAAAGTTGGTGAAATAATTAATAGCGTCCAGAGTACAGGCTCTTTAGGATCTGCTATGAAATCTGCTATTGGAATTAATATAGAAGAATTAAATGAACGCTGGAAAAAAAGTTTGAAAAAAGAATTTTGGCCGGATGTTGCTACTACTCAAGACCCGGACGAATTGTCTAAAAGATTAACCGATAATAAAAAAATCGGCGGCTTCTATAATACAAGCCCTGTTATCTCTCCTCAAGGTGATAAAATTGCGTTTATATCCGACCGTGATATTTATTTGAATGTTTATGTAATGAATTCACAAGACGGAAAAGTTTTGAAAAAAATTGTTGAAAGCGGCTGGACTAATGATTTTGAGGAATTAACCGTTTTACATCCATCTTTAACTTGGTCGCCGGACAATAAACGTCTTGCACTCTCTTCTACAGCAGGCGGTTACGATGTTATCACAATAATTGATGCGGAAACAGAAAAAAGTTATGAACTTCCCTTCAGACTAAGCGGAATTGAATCTGTGAACTGGTCTCGTGATGGAAATAAATTAGCTTTTGTCGGTCAGGATGCTGTTCAATCAGATATTTATATTTATGATTTTACTACTCAGCAGGTAACCAACATTACAAACGATATTTACAGCGATACAGAACCGGTTTGGACTCCGGACGGAAAAAGAATAATTTTTTCATCCGACCGCGGGAACGATTTAACTCAAACGGTTCCAACTGTTGATTTTGATATGTACAAACATGATTACAAACAGTATGATCTTTATTCGATTGATTTAGCTAGCAAAAAAATTGACCGAATTACAGATTGGAACTTGAGCGATGAAAAATATGCGGCTGTATCGGCGGATGGAAAAGAGATTCTATTTGTTTCAGACCATAATGGAATTAACAACATCTATAAGAAAAAGATTAAAACCTCAGAACAGGATTCTGTCAAATCTTCACTAGAATATAAGGCAATCCCGATTACTAATTCGCAAAGCGATCTTGGCCAGCTTTCGCTTACATACGACGGCAAAAAATTAGTCTTCACCGCGCTCTATAATCTTGGTTATAATATTTTCCTTCTCAACAATCCCTTCGATATGAAAGCGGATGCTGATTCTCTCAAATTCACTAAGTACATGACAAGTTTGATCAAGTCAAAGGATAAAGAATCAAAAAATTCGACTCAGAAAGTGGTTTCAAACCAAGATTCATTAAAAGTGAATGAGTTAGCGAAAGTCGATTCTACTTCAAATATAACCAATCCCAAGATTTTTGTTGGGCAATATATTAGTGATAAAAAGGTAGTGGATGATTCTTTGAATAACGCATATAGAAAATATATTTTTACTAGCGACAAAACCGAAAGTGATAGTGCGCGTATTGCAAAACGGAATCAATTATTCAAAGAAGAACTTGATAAGAATGGAAATTTCCTTGTTAATAAATATAAAATTAATTTCTCGCCGGATTTAGTTTACGCCAACGCCGGGTACAGTACTTTTTACGGTTTGCTGGGAACTACTGTTCTTTCATTCAGTGATGTTCTAGGAAATCATCGTTTGGTAGGCATAACCAGTTTGCAAGTTGATATTAAAAATAGCGATTACGGTTTGGCATATTACTATCTGAAAGAACGTCTCGATCTTAGCATACAAGCCTTTCATACCGCACGGTTTCTTTACAAAGACGGATTTTTAGGATCGGAATTATACCGTTTTACAAATTTCGGCTTAGTCGGAACTGCAAGTTATCCTCTTGACCGCTTTCATCGTTTAGATTTCGGATTTAGTGTTTTGAGCGTAAGTGCGGATAATCTTGATAATCTTTCTGTCCCATCCGATCACAATACTTATACACTTCCTTCAATGAGTTATGTGCAGGATAATGTTTTATGGGGATACACTTCGCCGATAGAAGGAACACGCTATTCGTTAACACTTTTCGGAGATCCCGGATTTGTTAGAAAGTCTCAAAGTTTTTATTCGATAACTTTCGATTACAGAAATTATCTTCGTTTCTTTTATGATAACGGATTTGTGTTTAGAGTTTCCGGAGGTTTATCAGCGGGTGCAACTCCGCAAAGATTTTTTATCGGAGGAACAGAAAATTGGATTAACCGCACATTTTCTACCGGCGGCATTCCAATTTCTAATGCCAATGATTTCGCTTTCTTAAGTCCGGCTCTTCCACTTCGCGGTTACGATTATGCCGAACGGATCGGCTCTAAATATGGATTGGTAAATTTAGAACTTCGCATTCCAATAATTAGATATTTACTAACCGGAGGTTTGCCATTATTTTTTCAGAATATTCTTGGCGTAGCATTTATAGATGCCGGCTCGGCGTGGGACAAGACTCAAAAACTTCAACTAATCGGCTCCGATGATACCGGTTCACATATTACAAAAGATCTTTTAATTGGTACCGGAGTTGGTTTTAGATTTTATTTTTTGTTTTTGTGGAGACTGGACATTGCATGGAAATATGATTTGCAGCATTTTTCTGTGCCGCGGTATTTAGTTTCCATTGGATTGGATTTTTAA
- a CDS encoding 50S ribosomal protein L25 produces the protein MSEILVQGNKRTLSTKGVVNQLRRDGNVPGIYYTKGVEPIPVYVSEKALKPIVFTAETHIINLKIGDSEELKSILKNVQFDPVTDRVVHFDLLGISADQEIEIDVPLLFEGQAKGVKEGGVVQQTLHKLTVSCLPADIPDHIAINISELALGDSVHVRDLNIEKVKFVQHPDVIIVSVVVPRAAVEPTVAAVVPGDEKSEPEVITKGKQTEEEE, from the coding sequence ATGTCAGAAATACTAGTACAAGGAAACAAAAGAACTCTCTCTACAAAAGGTGTTGTTAACCAATTGAGAAGAGATGGAAACGTTCCGGGAATTTATTATACCAAAGGTGTTGAACCGATTCCAGTTTATGTTTCCGAGAAAGCATTAAAACCAATTGTCTTTACAGCGGAAACTCATATCATCAATCTAAAAATTGGTGATAGTGAAGAACTCAAATCAATTTTGAAAAATGTTCAGTTCGATCCGGTTACAGATCGTGTTGTCCATTTCGATCTTCTTGGTATCTCTGCAGATCAGGAAATTGAAATTGATGTACCGCTTCTTTTTGAAGGACAAGCTAAAGGTGTTAAAGAAGGCGGCGTTGTTCAGCAGACACTTCATAAACTTACTGTTTCTTGCTTACCGGCAGATATTCCGGATCATATCGCAATTAATATTTCCGAATTGGCTTTAGGTGATTCTGTTCACGTACGTGACTTGAACATCGAAAAAGTTAAATTCGTACAGCATCCGGATGTTATAATTGTTTCCGTTGTTGTACCGCGTGCAGCAGTTGAACCTACAGTAGCAGCAGTTGTACCGGGTGATGAAAAATCTGAACCTGAAGTTATTACTAAAGGCAAGCAGACTGAAGAAGAGGAATAA